From a region of the Phaseolus vulgaris cultivar G19833 chromosome 6, P. vulgaris v2.0, whole genome shotgun sequence genome:
- the LOC137831268 gene encoding uncharacterized protein, protein MGYAQLVIGPAGSGKSTYCSSLYEYCVASRRTIHVVNLDPAAENFDYPVAMDIRELISLDDVMEELGLGPNGGLVYCMENLEDNLDDWLTEELDNYLDDDYLIFDCPGQIELYSHVPVLKNFVEHLKRKNFSVCAVYLLDSQFMTDVTKFISGCMACLSAMVQLELPHVNILSKMDLVTNKKDLEDFLDPEPTFLLSELNQRMGPQYAKLNKALIELVSNYNMVSFIPLDLRKEKSIQYVLAQIDNCIQYGEDADVKVKDFDPEEDD, encoded by the exons ATGGGTTATGCACAGCTTGTCATAGGTCCTGCTGGTAGTGGCAAg TCTACCTATTGCTCTAGTTTGTATGAATACTGTGTGGCTTCGCGGCGAACAATTCACGTTGTGAACCTTGATCCTGCTGCTGAAAATTTTGACTATCCTGTTGCAATGG ATATCAGGGAGCTCATTTCTCTGGATGATGTTATGGAGGAACTTGGATTGGGTCCTAATGGTGGTCTTGTTTACTGCATGGA gaACCTTGAAGATAACCTGGATGATTGGCTCACTGAGGAATTGGACAATTATTTAGATGATGATTACTTGATTTTTGACTGCCCTG GTCAGATAGAACTTTATTCACACGTGCCAGTGCTTAAGAATTTTGTGGAACATCTGAAACGGAAAAATTTTAGTGTTTGTGCTGTTTACTTACTTGATTCTCAG TTCATGACAGATGTGACCAAATTTATAAGTGGATGCATGGCATGCCTTTCTGCAATGGTTCAACTTGAACTACCTCATGTTAATATCCTCTCAAAGATGGACCTAGTGACTAACAAGAAAGATCTTGAAGA TTTTTTGGATCCAGAGCCCACCTTTTTACTGTCTGAATTGAATCAACGGATGGGTCCTCAATATGCAAAGTTGAATAAAGCTTTGATTGAATTG GTGAGTAACTATAACATGGTGAGTTTTATACCACTAGACTTGAGGAAGGaaaaaag TATACAATATGTACTGGCCCAAATTGACAACTGCATCCAGTATGGGGAAGATGCAGATGTGAAGGTTAAGGATTTCGATCCCGAGGAAGATGATTAG